The following proteins are co-located in the Moraxella nasovis genome:
- the gpJ gene encoding TipJ family phage tail tip protein yields the protein MQIQGAKKKKDAKPNIAKDTAQSTTVLQAMYGLSEGEVAGLVDGGKSIKLDGTPIINDNGEPNFDGVEWSYRAGTLDQTHIDGFNAVENEIGVGVELNSSRHFVKEITNTQLSAVVVRIGFNGLYKTHDNGDVGAYRIDYAIDLQTDNGAYLTVLDTFIDEKASQGYQKSHRINLPKAKNHWTIRVRRKTPNQNSELIGDKMRIIALTEVVDAKLRYPCTALLALKYDANTFGNIAKLSVRMRGMIIQVPTNYDPVTRIYTGLWDGRFKMAYSDNPAWVLYDICTHTRYGLGNRLDGKVDKWSLYQLAQYCDELVDDGRGGREPRFRVNVYIQQAQNAFSVLQNLSSIFRAMSFWDGEKIVFDADTPKEPSYHFNTANVVNGEFVYTGTRARDRHTIAQIAYDDPDNDFKTDYVHVKDEQAIAKYGIRIVKINAFGCTSRTQAIRAGRWALLSEQMQTQTVSFSVGLDGFIPKVGDVISITDNRRAGLSGRIVGSANLVESMTPTTTSNHLIVGLALKQAFNDGDKVTISLSATDGEYLIYNSESAAANEIGRINVVDGTARAVMTWNVGKSGNSHLYIYRTSTRQERTINQVTLTATKTRHVVLDRTPKDQDSIIVGGRTLSVESINGNELLLSDKVNIGDVWSMGGADNYRILHMTHNDDHTFSITALQYEIAKFSVAEHGYTIPPKPVKVHEQVLTAPSSVNISQFNYTHQGLNQIKITIDYSQVLAADYYVVEYNKDGTGWKLLGETTATSIDIDNAVAGEYLARVKAVDGFGNSSRYTLSHQTTITDKTAPPKPLSSFSGKGILFGIDLSWQYSDDTDIAFAEIEVSDDKQTTSILGQYAYPTNTANITGLQGNLTRHYRARSVDKLGNVSTWSEWQTITTSADTSQILSLLSDDITGDMLDNALRGKINTAYDKSGQNETNLATEIQNRTAAINQEIQNRTQAINAKTGEVRGLLNGLQTGLTQRIDDVSDANRQTLSELNGYKTANDRAVAGVVQQVNAISDNTQAASSRLDGLQSRFDGVLNSKNLLQNTTNSTTDQFLVASYPIVKNIATGQKVLVSITTDPQSELLVYNSSAAGANSIGRITANGTPQQLTWNAGISGNNALHFYRTNIRDTSRISVSNASLKVIDGAIDDVSADLTEFKQTQTTATQALSEKTERLRADLGSKASASALNNYYTKAQTDNVVSGQVRQFNSRLNGKADSSVVSSLSSTVSQQGRDITSQGQQLTQLNQNLGNKANASALNSLTSTVTQQGGTIRATSEKVRQLETNVNGYSTKIRNVEQSIDGVSAIKAVTVDNNGVISGYGLISELKNGRVTSRFGINADQFYLGNPNDGKKPFTVLTHPQTINGITVPAGMYMQGDVIISGGTININDKFIVDAQGNLTAKSGVFGGIVKAERLQGKIGINQLDETVLFPHYKVYYANRVLTQADINQPNKFGAFDEQAKAQLADKERLLKEKNQTLFSLLGWDFNVDKILSEKSEKNDLIINLSREIRELEEQIRQFKQESSKFAKIFDYEYSHVLPSLGGLQHVTSQRDGSQTPATMYEMKVTVERATQVSQKLVYADDTLFCYVDETLQFQHSGRERKIVNLQLPAGEHTIRLIVNNWGGESSITLLGDFIDHQNIKFKYF from the coding sequence CCAAACATCGCCAAAGACACCGCCCAAAGCACAACCGTATTACAAGCGATGTATGGGCTATCAGAAGGTGAAGTGGCAGGGCTTGTTGATGGCGGTAAATCTATTAAATTAGATGGCACGCCTATCATCAATGACAATGGCGAGCCTAACTTTGATGGCGTGGAATGGTCGTATCGTGCTGGTACATTGGACCAAACACACATTGACGGCTTTAATGCGGTTGAAAACGAGATTGGCGTGGGCGTTGAGCTAAATAGTTCACGTCATTTTGTCAAAGAGATTACCAATACCCAGCTGTCTGCTGTGGTGGTTCGCATTGGCTTTAATGGCTTATACAAAACGCATGACAATGGCGATGTGGGGGCTTATCGCATTGATTATGCCATTGATTTACAAACTGATAACGGGGCGTATTTGACCGTATTAGATACCTTTATTGACGAAAAAGCGTCGCAAGGCTATCAAAAAAGCCATAGAATCAACCTGCCAAAAGCTAAAAACCATTGGACAATCCGAGTTCGTAGAAAAACGCCCAACCAAAACAGCGAGCTTATCGGCGATAAAATGCGCATTATCGCTTTGACCGAAGTTGTGGACGCAAAATTACGCTATCCTTGCACCGCCCTACTTGCCCTAAAATATGACGCAAATACCTTTGGTAATATTGCCAAATTATCGGTGCGTATGCGTGGCATGATTATCCAAGTACCTACCAATTATGACCCTGTAACACGCATTTATACAGGGCTTTGGGACGGCAGATTTAAGATGGCGTATTCTGATAACCCTGCATGGGTGCTATACGACATCTGCACGCATACACGATATGGGCTGGGCAATCGGCTAGATGGCAAAGTAGATAAATGGAGCTTGTACCAATTAGCCCAGTACTGCGATGAGCTGGTGGACGATGGGCGTGGCGGACGTGAACCACGTTTTCGTGTCAATGTGTATATTCAGCAAGCCCAAAATGCGTTTAGCGTTTTACAAAACCTATCATCTATCTTTCGTGCGATGAGCTTTTGGGACGGCGAAAAAATCGTCTTTGACGCTGACACGCCAAAAGAGCCGAGTTATCATTTTAATACGGCAAACGTGGTCAATGGCGAGTTTGTTTATACAGGCACACGAGCAAGAGACCGCCACACCATCGCCCAAATTGCTTATGATGACCCTGACAATGACTTTAAGACCGATTATGTTCACGTTAAAGATGAACAAGCGATAGCCAAATACGGCATACGTATCGTTAAGATTAACGCCTTTGGCTGTACCAGTCGCACCCAAGCCATCAGAGCAGGACGCTGGGCGTTATTATCCGAGCAGATGCAAACACAAACGGTAAGCTTTAGCGTAGGGCTTGACGGCTTTATCCCAAAAGTGGGCGATGTGATTAGTATTACCGATAACCGCCGCGCTGGTCTTAGTGGGCGGATTGTGGGGTCGGCTAATTTGGTTGAAAGCATGACCCCTACCACCACATCTAATCATCTGATTGTGGGCTTGGCATTAAAGCAAGCTTTTAATGATGGCGATAAAGTTACCATCAGCCTTAGTGCCACCGATGGTGAATATCTGATTTATAATTCAGAGTCAGCGGCGGCAAACGAGATTGGTCGCATAAACGTGGTAGATGGCACAGCTCGTGCTGTGATGACGTGGAACGTGGGGAAAAGTGGCAACAGTCATTTGTATATTTATCGCACAAGCACACGCCAAGAACGCACCATCAATCAAGTTACCCTAACCGCCACCAAGACACGCCATGTCGTACTAGACCGCACCCCCAAAGACCAAGATAGCATCATCGTAGGCGGTCGCACATTAAGCGTTGAAAGCATAAACGGCAATGAGCTACTGCTTAGCGATAAAGTGAATATTGGCGATGTGTGGAGCATGGGTGGGGCAGATAATTACCGCATTTTGCACATGACGCATAACGATGACCACACCTTTAGCATCACCGCGTTGCAGTATGAAATCGCTAAATTTAGCGTAGCAGAACACGGCTACACCATACCGCCTAAGCCTGTTAAAGTGCATGAGCAGGTACTTACCGCACCGTCATCTGTCAATATCAGCCAGTTTAACTACACGCACCAAGGCTTAAATCAAATCAAAATCACCATTGATTATTCACAAGTCTTAGCAGCAGATTACTATGTCGTAGAATACAATAAAGACGGCACAGGCTGGAAGCTATTAGGTGAAACGACCGCTACTAGTATTGATATTGATAACGCAGTAGCAGGTGAATATCTGGCACGAGTAAAAGCGGTGGACGGCTTTGGCAACAGCAGTCGCTATACGCTAAGCCATCAGACCACCATCACCGATAAAACCGCACCGCCTAAGCCATTATCAAGCTTTAGCGGTAAAGGCATATTATTTGGCATAGATTTATCATGGCAATATTCTGATGATACAGACATTGCCTTTGCCGAGATTGAGGTGAGTGATGATAAGCAAACAACTAGCATTCTTGGGCAATATGCCTATCCGACCAACACGGCTAATATTACAGGCTTACAAGGCAATCTGACACGCCATTACCGTGCAAGGTCGGTGGATAAGCTGGGCAATGTGAGTACTTGGAGCGAGTGGCAAACGATTACCACGTCTGCTGATACCAGCCAGATTTTATCGCTATTATCTGATGACATCACAGGCGATATGCTAGATAATGCGTTGCGTGGTAAGATTAACACCGCCTATGATAAGAGCGGACAAAATGAGACGAATCTTGCGACAGAAATCCAAAACCGCACGGCAGCCATCAATCAAGAAATCCAAAACCGCACGCAAGCCATCAATGCCAAAACAGGCGAAGTGCGTGGGCTGTTAAACGGACTGCAAACAGGCTTAACCCAGCGTATTGATGATGTCAGCGACGCCAACCGCCAAACCTTATCAGAGCTAAATGGCTACAAGACGGCTAATGATAGGGCTGTAGCAGGGGTAGTACAGCAGGTAAACGCCATTAGTGATAACACACAGGCGGCATCATCACGGCTTGATGGCTTGCAATCACGCTTTGATGGGGTGCTTAATTCTAAAAACTTATTACAAAATACCACAAATAGTACAACGGACCAGTTTTTGGTGGCAAGTTATCCCATCGTAAAAAACATAGCTACAGGGCAAAAGGTGCTAGTTAGTATCACCACCGACCCCCAAAGTGAGCTACTTGTTTATAACTCAAGTGCAGCAGGGGCAAATAGCATTGGGCGTATCACAGCCAACGGCACACCCCAACAGCTGACGTGGAACGCTGGGATAAGCGGTAATAACGCACTGCATTTTTATCGCACCAATATCCGTGACACAAGCCGTATATCTGTATCAAATGCAAGCTTAAAGGTGATAGATGGGGCGATAGATGATGTGAGTGCTGACTTAACCGAGTTTAAGCAGACACAGACAACGGCTACACAAGCGTTAAGCGAAAAAACCGAGCGATTAAGGGCAGATTTGGGGAGTAAAGCTAGTGCCAGTGCCTTAAATAACTACTACACCAAAGCCCAAACCGATAACGTGGTCAGTGGGCAAGTTCGGCAGTTTAATTCAAGATTAAATGGCAAAGCAGACAGTTCAGTTGTCAGTAGCCTATCAAGCACCGTTAGCCAGCAGGGGCGTGATATTACAAGTCAAGGGCAACAGCTAACCCAGCTTAATCAAAACCTTGGCAATAAAGCGAATGCTAGTGCCTTAAACAGCTTGACAAGTACGGTTACACAGCAAGGCGGTACTATCCGAGCCACCAGCGAAAAGGTGCGACAGCTTGAAACGAACGTAAACGGCTATAGCACCAAAATCCGTAACGTAGAGCAGTCTATTGATGGCGTAAGTGCGATTAAAGCGGTTACGGTGGATAATAACGGTGTCATCAGTGGCTATGGGCTTATCAGCGAGCTTAAAAATGGGCGTGTTACTAGCCGATTTGGCATTAACGCTGACCAGTTTTATTTGGGCAATCCTAATGATGGTAAAAAGCCGTTTACGGTATTAACTCACCCACAGACGATAAATGGCATAACTGTACCTGCTGGTATGTATATGCAAGGCGATGTCATCATCAGCGGTGGTACAATTAACATTAATGATAAGTTTATCGTGGATGCACAAGGCAACCTGACTGCCAAAAGCGGTGTGTTTGGTGGTATTGTTAAGGCTGAACGCTTGCAAGGTAAAATTGGCATTAATCAGCTAGATGAAACCGTCTTATTTCCGCATTATAAGGTTTATTATGCCAATCGTGTTTTAACACAAGCTGATATTAACCAGCCTAATAAATTTGGTGCATTTGATGAACAAGCTAAAGCACAGCTGGCTGATAAAGAGCGACTGCTAAAAGAAAAAAATCAAACTCTTTTTTCACTTTTGGGCTGGGATTTTAACGTTGACAAAATTTTGTCCGAAAAATCGGAAAAAAACGATTTAATTATTAATCTTAGTCGTGAAATACGTGAGCTTGAAGAACAAATTAGGCAGTTTAAACAAGAATCATCTAAGTTTGCCAAAATCTTTGATTACGAGTATAGCCATGTATTGCCGTCTTTGGGCGGACTTCAGCACGTTACATCACAGCGTGATGGCTCTCAAACTCCTGCTACGATGTACGAGATGAAAGTAACTGTTGAAAGGGCAACACAAGTTAGCCAAAAGCTTGTTTATGCTGATGATACGTTATTTTGTTATGTTGATGAAACGTTGCAATTTCAGCATAGCGGTCGTGAACGAAAAATCGTTAATTTGCAACTGCCAGCTGGCGAACATACGATACGCCTTATCGTCAATAACTGGGGCGGTGAAAGCTCAATCACGCTTTTAGGTGATTTTATTGACCATCAAAACATTAAATTTAAGTACTTTTAA